CGGCACCTGGCTCCGGGGCGGCCAGTTCGATGCGATTGCGACCCTTTGCCTTGGCGGCGTAGAGCGCCTGGTCAGCCAGTGACAGCAGGCGCACCAGTTCGTGGCCGGCTTCGCGAGTGGTGGCAATGCCGATGCTGACGCTGAGCTGGCCATCGGCCATGAATGGCAGTTCGGCGAACTCGCGGCGGATGCGTTCGGCCACCTGGCAGGCGCCTTCGGTATCGGCGCTCACCAGCAGGCAGGCAAACTCTTCGCCGCCAATGCGGGCGAACAGGTCCTGCTTGCGCATGCGCGAGGCGGTGATACGGCTGAATTCGACAAGCACACGATCGCCCGCCGGGTGCCCGAAGGAGTCGTTCAGACGCTTGAAGTTGTCGAGGTCGCATAGCAGCAGCGACGCCTGCTCGCCGCGCTCGGCGCACAACCGCAGCAAGCGTTCGCCGGAGTCCATGAAGGCGCGCCGGTTGCCCACTCCGGTCAGCGGGTCGCTCAGGGCTGCGCTGCGGAATTGAAGCTCGGCGCGCTCCTTGACCATCGACAGGGTGGCGAAGGAGATGCCGATGGCATAAAGCATGGTTTCGAAAACCAGCAGGGTGAAGAAGGTGCTGCCCTGGCCGTGGCTGTTCACGCTCTCGAACGGCATGCCGCGGTCGACCACCAGGCGCACCAAGTAGAAACCGGTGTGAAACACCATCAGCGCCAGCGTGGGGCGCAGTTCGACCTCCAGTTTGCGGCGGCTGCGCAGCAGCTCGCTGATGGCGGCCAGGCAATAGACGATGGTAATCGAGGTGTTGACGAATATGCGTGCCGCCAGCGATTCATAGAACGCCGGCCACAGGCACAGCAGGGCCCAGAAGGCTGCGCCTGCACCGATCAGCGGCCAGTGCGGGCGGCGGCCGGCGAACACGCGCATGGCGGTCCAGTTCATTGCTGCGCACAGGTACAGCCCGATGTTCCCCAGC
The Pseudomonas triclosanedens DNA segment above includes these coding regions:
- a CDS encoding GGDEF domain-containing protein, which encodes MTLSLPTLVVVDLYVLTLVGVLMAFAWHGGRRDPTLGYMSAMLLLGALGTFLGSLRGMGIDLVPILLGNIGLYLCAAMNWTAMRVFAGRRPHWPLIGAGAAFWALLCLWPAFYESLAARIFVNTSITIVYCLAAISELLRSRRKLEVELRPTLALMVFHTGFYLVRLVVDRGMPFESVNSHGQGSTFFTLLVFETMLYAIGISFATLSMVKERAELQFRSAALSDPLTGVGNRRAFMDSGERLLRLCAERGEQASLLLCDLDNFKRLNDSFGHPAGDRVLVEFSRITASRMRKQDLFARIGGEEFACLLVSADTEGACQVAERIRREFAELPFMADGQLSVSIGIATTREAGHELVRLLSLADQALYAAKAKGRNRIELAAPEPGADRRTRG